In the genome of Candidatus Ornithobacterium hominis, the window CAATCGAAATTTATGATTTTTGTATCAAAAAATATTTTTTTTTAAGCCTTTAAAAATTTAATGCTGAAGAATAATTTTTTTCTGTTGATCTTCCCACGCCAAGAAATTTTCTATTTCAGCGTTAATTCGCTTCAACCCATAGCCTAAAATGAAAAAATCATCAAGTAGACCAAAAGGTCCTGCTACAATTTCAGGAATAAAATCCAATGGAGAAACTGCATACAAAGTCGCTACAACTCCTATAATGATGTTTATATTACTTTTGGGCTTGTACTCGCCTTTATAAATTAAAGGTATCATGCGAGACAATGCTTGTAATCGGCTTTTGATAAGGTTTGAGTCCATATCTTTTCTATTTCTCCAAATTTGGTATAATAATCTACTTCTACTCATTCAATATTTTTTTTGACAATCTATTGGTGTGAAATTCAAAAATTATTCCAAGCTGATTTTATTTTTAACTCAAACTTCATTTTTTTTGAATTAGGCTGTCGAGTAATTCATAAACATCTTTTTGGTTCCAATCCCTAGCGCCTCCTTTTTTTAATTCTACAGTTCCATTTTTACTGATAATCAAAGTCGTAGGCAAACTGGCAGGCTTAATTTTTGTCGGAATGACTGATTCCACCTGATGCGATGGAAAACTGAAACCTCCCTGCTCGAGATAATTTTTTGAATCTTCCACTGGTTCTTCTAAACTGATGAAAACAAATTTTATCTGGT includes:
- a CDS encoding YkvA family protein: MSRSRLLYQIWRNRKDMDSNLIKSRLQALSRMIPLIYKGEYKPKSNINIIIGVVATLYAVSPLDFIPEIVAGPFGLLDDFFILGYGLKRINAEIENFLAWEDQQKKIILQH
- a CDS encoding TlpA family protein disulfide reductase, yielding MRKVFLFSLLLLFFSCGTKSEKIRLTKEDLNLVLTDLAGNHTNLADAYGEVIFLNYWASWCPPCRAEMPSVQQLYHHYKDQIKFVFISLEEPVEDSKNYLEQGGFSFPSHQVESVIPTKIKPASLPTTLIISKNGTVELKKGGARDWNQKDVYELLDSLIQKK